From Toxorhynchites rutilus septentrionalis strain SRP chromosome 2, ASM2978413v1, whole genome shotgun sequence, a single genomic window includes:
- the LOC129767095 gene encoding uncharacterized protein LOC129767095, protein MATKKKLKEKLILRKSLESSLDTVEAFTDQCDEETDPNQILVRLDMIDNIFREYNKTQSDIEKLDCGEAPLAKHLIERQKFETGYCTLKGWLMSRKPAETIPPVSTSVITQQIPPSSVSPSFHLRLPKIDLPKFDGDFSRWLGFRDTFKSMVHDVLEIPPVAKLQFLLQSLEGEARKPYETVDIEAANYHPTWEALLKRYDNTRFLKKQLFRALHDLSPISRENPQDFRKLVDDFQRHVRALAKLGENIYEWDTPLVCMMCYKLDPMTLRAWEEYATTNDQDDYEHCIEYLYQRLRILQTVSSEIQHRSQVTTDKPTEFSQFPRRYPPPKAIANVAAPNTNTNINFPTCIACPESHYLYQCPTFQTIPVSQRIELVSKKGLCWNCFKTSHVARSCDSKYSCRHCHERHHTLLHQSANPVQPSKMLSSTALSTQALPAANMADPNGTTHPNNEVSVPVQHHSSNTVFLSTIIFYITDKFGNEHQARALIDSGSQSNFISKKLANQLCLNPEQVNIPISGIGEMTVTVTKSILADIRSRVEVLSIQTRIFSSSKTNCENPSK, encoded by the coding sequence ATGGCCACCAAAAAGAAGCTGAAAGAAAAGTTGATATTGCGAAAGTCATTAGAGTCTTCTCTAGACACTGTAGAAGCTTTCACCGATCAGTGCGATGAGGAAACTGATCCCAATCAAATCCTCGTGCGGTTGGACATGATCGATAACATTTTTCGTGAGTATAATAAAACCCAAAGTGACATTGAAAAATTAGATTGTGGAGAAGCGCCCCTTGCCAAGCACCTGATAGAACGGCAAAAATTTGAAACAGGATATTGTACCCTGAAAGGTTGGTTGATGTCCAGGAAACCAGCAGAAACAATTCCACCAGTAAGCACTTCTGTAATTACTCAGCAAATTCCACCGTCATCAGTTTCACCATCATTCCATCTGCGAttaccgaaaatcgaccttccgAAATTTGACGGAGATTTTTCACGATGGCTAGGTTTCCGTGATACATTTAAGTCGATGGTGCACGATGTTCTAGAAATTCCTCCAGTCGCGAAGCTACAGTTCTTATTACAATCACTAGAAGGTGAGGCGCGCAAGCCTTACGAGACGGTGGATATCGAAGCAGCCAACTATCACCCAACCTGGGAAGCTCTCCTCAAACGATATGACAATACGCGTTTCCTGAAAAAACAGTTGTTTAGAGCTCTGCATGATCTCAGCCCGATTAGCAGAGAAAACCCCCAAGATTTCCGAAAGTTAGTAGATGATTTCCAACGTCACGTAAGAGCTCTGGCGAAGTTAGGTGAGAACATATATGAATGGGATACTCCGCTCGTTTGTATGATGTGTTACAAATTGGATCCCATGACGCTCCGAGCATGGGAAGAATATGCCACAACTAATGATCAAGATGATTACGAACACTGCATCGAATACCTGTACCAGCGATTGCGTATTCTCCAGACGGTCTCCTCAGAAATCCAGCATCGTTCACAGGTGACTACGGATAAGCCTACCGAGTTTAGTCAATTTCCGAGAAGATACCCTCCCCCGAAAGCGATTGCAAACGTAGCCGCTCCAAATACGAATACGAATATAAATTTTCCTACTTGTATAGCATGTCCAGAAAGCCATTATCTATATCAGTGTCCGACGTTTCAAACCATTCCCGTAAGTCAACGAATAGAGCTCGTTAGCAAGAAAGGTCTGTGCTGGAACTGTTTCAAAACTTCTCATGTTGCACGCAGTTGTGATTCCAAATATAGTTGCCGCCATTGTCATGAGCGCCATCATACACTGCTTCACCAATCCGCTAATCCAGTACAACCATCCAAGATGTTGTCCTCTACAGCCCTATCCACACAAGCATTACCAGCTGCTAATATGGCAGACCCAAATGGAACAACCCATCCGAATAATGAAGTTAGCGTACCAGTTCAGCACCACTCATCCAATACAGTATTTCTATCGAcgattattttttatataaccGACAAATTTGGAAACGAGCATCAAGCAAGAGCGTTAATTGACTCGGGGTCCCAGTCAAATTTCATTTCGAAGAAGTTAGCCAACCAGCTGTGCCTGAACCCAGAACAAGTCAACATTCCAATTTCCGGAATTGGTGAAATGACTGTCACCGTTACCAAGTCAATTTTAGCTGATATTCGTTCTAGAGTAGAAGTATTATCGATCCAAACTCGAATTTTTAGTTCTTCCAAAACCAACTGTGAAAATCCCAGCAAATGA
- the LOC129767094 gene encoding uncharacterized protein LOC129767094, whose amino-acid sequence MNTIRQKFWILGGRNLLRQAYHRCITCFRQKPKLIQQMTADLPASRVNPSRPFSVTGLDYCGPVYTKALHRKTAPTKGYIAIFICFSTRAIHLELVGDLSTAAFIAALRRFISRRGKVQELHSDNATNFKGTANELQQLYKMLKVNDADRQLIFNWCANSEINWKFIPPRASHFGGLWEAAVKSTKTHLLKQMGNTVVTLEEMFTLLAQIEMCLNSRPLTEMSNDPGDLEALTPGHFLVGSNLQAIPESDLKQIPDNRLNRWQLVQKRIQQIWRRWYPEYIQHLQRRSTKGCKLSTEIHIGQLVLIKDDNLPPAQWSIGRIVKTHPGRDGIVRVVTLKTPVADNVMRPVAKIALLPEPTNVECESEDEPK is encoded by the coding sequence ATGAACACCATTCGACAAAAATTTTGGATTCTTGGCGGTCGCAATCTTCTACGCCAGGCTTATCACAGATGTATTACCTGCTTCCGACAAAAACCTAAACTTATCCAGCAAATGACTGCTGATCTTCCTGCATCTCGTGTCAATCCCTCACGACCTTTCTCAGTGACCGGACTGGATTATTGCGGGCCAGTATATACAAAAGCTCTCCATCGCAAAACAGCACCAACTAAAGGTTACATTGCAATCTTCATTTGCTTTTCTACACGCGCAATCCACCTGGAGCTGGTCGGTGATCTCAGTACTGCGGCATTCATCGCGGCTTTACGGCGATTCATCTCTAGGCGTGGTAAAGTACAAGAATTGCACTCAGATAACGCCACCAACTTTAAAGGTACCGCAAACGAGCTCCAGCAGCTATACAAAATGTTAAAGGTGAATGATGCCGATCGCCAACTCATATTCAATTGGTGTGCCAATTCCGAAATCAACTGGAAATTTATACCCCCACGCGCATCCCATTTCGGTGGGCTATGGGAAGCGGCAGTGaaatctaccaaaactcatttaCTCAAGCAAATGGGAAATACCGTCGTTACACTAGAAGAGATGTTCACGCTCCTTGCACAAATAGAGATGTGTTTGAACTCTCGTCCTCTCACCGAAATGTCAAACGATCCAGGGGACTTAGAGGCCCTTACTCcaggtcattttttggtagGATCGAATCTACAGGCGATTCCAGAGTCCGACTTAAAACAAATACCGGACAATCGATTAAATCGTTGGCAGCTCGTCCAGAAGCGTATACAGCAAATATGGCGTAGATGGTATCCAGAATACATACAGCATCTACAACGTCGCTCTACCAAAGGATGCAAGCTATCGACTGAAATTCATATCGGTCAACTAGTGCTCATCAAAGATGACAATCTCCCTCCAGCCCAATGGTCCATTGGAAGAATAGTGAAGACTCATCCGGGACGAGATGGAATCGTCAGGGTAGTAACCTTGAAAACTCCAGTAGCCGATAATGTAATGCGACCTGTGGCAAAGATCGCTCTTTTGCCTGAACCAACGAACGTGGAATGTGAATCCGAAGACGAACCAAAATAA